AACCACCCTTCATCCCAACAGAGTTTGCCGAGTCTTCGATCAGCTGCAAACATCGTTAACGAGCGGGTCGAAACCAACCCCTAGCGGACACACCCCCAGTATCGAGCTTGGATCCCGCGTGCTACAGGGAAGTGCTTGAAGGTCGCAAAAACCCATCCTCAGCTATCCTCATCTGAAAAGCCGGGAAAGGGGACGAGTTAGCCCGCCCGTTGGGCCGTAGTGTGGATCCGTAAACAGAGCCCTCAATCCTCTGTAGCGCGAAACAGCGATTCGCGTTCGTTAGGTTACAACAATAATAGCTGGTCTTCCCGGAAGTGGTACTTTCTCTCGAGGCGAGGCTTCCTCCTCGGAGTACACCTTAACTTGAACGCCAAGCTCTCTCTGGTAGAACTCTGCTGCGCTCTTCAGAGCTCGCAGTTCGAGCTCGTAAGGTAATGCCCACTGAATCAGGGATGGGTTCTTGAAGTAAGCTTCGGCGAGTTTCGAAGCCTGCCTCCGCCTCTGAGGGTCGAGCTCACCCATCGCGCTGCGGATGGCGTCCTTTACGCTTGCGCCAGCCGCGACGCGCTCGCCTACTTTCCGGGCGAACGCGTGCTTCCAGGGTGCTGCCACGATTATCTCAACGGCTTTGGGGGCTTCTCTGATCAAGCCTAGGATTTCCTTGATATCCTCGAGCACTCTTCGAACCTCCTCTTCCGCAGCCTCTGCTTCAGGCTTTACTCGAGAAGCGTCAGCGCTCGGCCAGGGTGCGAGGCTTACGAACCCAGGCTTCCCAAGCTTCTCCCAGATTTCCTCGCAGATGTGGGGGACGATGGGCGCTAGGATCAGCGTCTGGTACTCGATGAAACGCTTCAGCAGCTCCCTGTTTGGCTCCCCACACCTTCTCAAGTACCATCTGAAGTGGTTCTGCAGGTTGAAGAAGCCCTCCACCAACGCATCCTTGAAATCGCCCCGTTCCATCGCCTCCTCCACCTTCATCAATGTGCGGTGCAGCACGCTTTCGAACCACTCATCGATCGGCAGCCACTCATCCCTTCCCAAACCGTAGTTCTTCACTGCGAACTCGTACCATTCGACCAGCAGGTCGACCGCCCTATCGGCTACCTCCGGCTCGAAGTTCGCATCGTCTAGGCCGGAGTTCCCCGCGTAGGCTTCAGCGAATCTTGTCGCATCGGCGCCCCACCACTCGAGCGCCTCGCGGAGGAGGATGAAGTTCCCCTTGGACTTCGACATTTTCTCTCCGGCAACGTTGACCCAACCGTTGACCCCGATGCCTCTGGGCCAGTGCTCCGGCGGGAAGATGGCGACGTGGTGCATAATGAAGAAGACCAGGTGGTTCGGCATTAGATCCTTACCTGAGATCCGCATGTCAACGGGGTACCAGTAGAGGAACTCCCTACGTATCTGCTCTACGAGCTCGACGCTTACGCCCAGCTTTGCTGCTACCCCCCTCGGGTCCCCTATGCCCAGTAGCACGTAGTCGAAGAAGCTATCATCGAGTCGCTCCCAGCTCAAACCGTACTGCTCCGGGTGCTGGAGGTACTTAGCCAGCACATAGTAAGCCATGTAGATGGTGGAGTCACTCAGCGACTCGAGAACCCACTCGGGGTCCCACGGCAGGGGCGTTCCGAGCTCCCCCTTGTGCGTGCAGGCCCAGTCATTGTACCAGTCGATCTGCCTGTGGAAGTACTCTCTGATGCCCTCGGGCAGGAACCTCATAGAATCCACGCACTTGTGAGCCAGCATTTTCCACTCGGGATCGCTATACTTCAGGAACCACTGATCCTCAACGATCTTAACGTGGGTTCTCGACCCACACCTGCAAAAGACGGGTCTCGGTAACGTGAAGTGCCTCAAGGCGATGCCCCTCTCGACCAGATCGTTAAGCACTTCCTCCTTTGCCTGTGCCACTGTCTTTCCAGCCCACTTGCCGAAGACCTCGGTCAGAACTCCGTTGTAGTACTCCTTCGTGTATATCTCGCGCGTCGCTTCGTCGAGCAGCTCCCCATCATGCTGGCTCTTGACACCCAGCCGTTGAACGACGGTCTCCGCTGGCACATCGCCGTAGCCCTCCAGCCTTATGATCGGTACTGGCTTGATCCGCTCGACTAGA
This genomic interval from Thermofilaceae archaeon contains the following:
- the leuS gene encoding leucine--tRNA ligase → MSIARAIKPRANKERVEFLKRIEEKWQSRWREARIFEPEPIEGKPKFFITFPYPYVNAYPHLGSAFTVLRNDVMARYKRMKGFNVLFPQGWHATGSPIVAAALRVREGDPRQIEILRLMGIPDEEIPKFSEPEYWVRFFCKEWKKDFQRFGLSIDWRREFHTTYLNPPYSKFIQWQYKKLLDKGLLVKGTHPVVWCPKEKKVVGDHDRPDEYAGIGPEEVAIIKYRGEDGLTYPCLTYRPETVYGAVNIWVHPDYDYTLAEVDGELWVIGGYGVDELRDQGHSVRIVGKVSGRELVGRWAINPVTGWRIPVLPATFVEPEQGTGIVMSVPAHAPYDYAALMDLKRGLAEKYGVDRNLVERIKPVPIIRLEGYGDVPAETVVQRLGVKSQHDGELLDEATREIYTKEYYNGVLTEVFGKWAGKTVAQAKEEVLNDLVERGIALRHFTLPRPVFCRCGSRTHVKIVEDQWFLKYSDPEWKMLAHKCVDSMRFLPEGIREYFHRQIDWYNDWACTHKGELGTPLPWDPEWVLESLSDSTIYMAYYVLAKYLQHPEQYGLSWERLDDSFFDYVLLGIGDPRGVAAKLGVSVELVEQIRREFLYWYPVDMRISGKDLMPNHLVFFIMHHVAIFPPEHWPRGIGVNGWVNVAGEKMSKSKGNFILLREALEWWGADATRFAEAYAGNSGLDDANFEPEVADRAVDLLVEWYEFAVKNYGLGRDEWLPIDEWFESVLHRTLMKVEEAMERGDFKDALVEGFFNLQNHFRWYLRRCGEPNRELLKRFIEYQTLILAPIVPHICEEIWEKLGKPGFVSLAPWPSADASRVKPEAEAAEEEVRRVLEDIKEILGLIREAPKAVEIIVAAPWKHAFARKVGERVAAGASVKDAIRSAMGELDPQRRRQASKLAEAYFKNPSLIQWALPYELELRALKSAAEFYQRELGVQVKVYSEEEASPREKVPLPGRPAIIVVT